GAAACTACTGGTGCAGTTGAAACAAAGACAGGAGGCATTGAAATTACTCGTACAAGCCCCAAGCTTTCTTACGCGAAAATCACAGAAGGAAGTGTGAAAGTAGGAGATGTTTGTAGGCCTTTAAGCAACGGAGGAAGTGGTAATGGCTATACTATAGGTCGAGATGCAAATTATAAAATCGAAGAAGGTGGCGGAGTAAATTTGGGCTTTTAAAATTTTAGAGTTTGGCTTTTCAAACTCTAAAATCTTTCTTAAATTCAAAAAAAATTAAAGAAAAATTCTGTAAAATTAAAACTTTTTAACCACTAAAGCTTTTAAATCCAAATTTTTGGTGCTTTATGGTGCTTACCAAATTATTAAGGAAAAAGCAATGTATGCTATTATTAAACACAGCGGAAAGCAATACAAAGTAAGTGTTGGCGACGAGCTAAAACTAGATCACTTTGAAGCTGAAAGCAAAGCAAGCATTGAAGTAAGTGAAGTTCTTGCTATCAATGATAAAGAATTAAAGGTAGGTGCACCTTTCGTAGCAGGTGCAAAGGTTGTTTTGGAAGTGATTAATCACGGAAAAGATAAAAAAGTAGTGATTTACAAAAAAAGACGCAGAAAAGATTCTAAGCTTAAACGCGGTTTTAGAAGACAATTTACTCGCGTTGTAGTAAAAGAAATTAAAGCTTAAGGAGTAAAGAATGGCACACAAGAAAGGTCAAGGATCCACTCAAAATAACCGCGATTCTATAGGTCGTCGTTTAGGTGTTAAAAAATTTGGCGGTGAGTTTGTAAGAGCCGGAAATATCATCATTCGTCAAAGAGGAACTGCAACTCACGCAGGAAATAATGTAGGCATGGGAAAAGATCATACAATTTTTGCTTTAATTGATGGTTTTGTAAAATTCGAAAGAAAAGACAAAGATAGAAAAAAAGTTTCTGTATATCCTGCATAATTTTAGGGCTTTTAAGCCCTTTCTTCATAAATTGATTTTTTAAAGGAAAGCAATGTTAAGGTTTTTATTAATAGTAAGTATATTTTTAAGTTTTGTTTATGCTAAAAGTTATGAAGAAGTTTTTGACGAGTATTATACTCTTTCAGGTGGCAGAGCAATGCTTGAAAAAAACATTGATGAGACTACTATTTCTCAAATGCTTGATTCTATGATTGCACAAGAAAATTGGCAACTTGATGAGGTTCAAAAGCAAAAAGTTAAAAATATACTTCAAAAATACATCAAACAAGTAGTTGAGGATGTAAACAAGGAAATAGTAGAAATTCATAAAAAATATTTTACCCAAAAAGATTTAGAAGATCTTAATAAATTTTATAAAACCTCTATAGGTAAAAAAAGTGCTAAAAATGCAGTATTAATGCAAGATGACTTGCAAAATTTAACTGTAAAAATTATGACAAAATATATTTTTAATATGCAAGAAGATCTTTCACGAGAATTGGGTAATTTGAATCAAGAATAATGTTTATTGATAGTGTTAAAATTACTTTAGCTTCAGGGGATGGCGGAAAGGGTGCAGTGAGTTTTCGCCGTGAAAAACATGTCCCGCTTGGCGGTCCTGATGGAGGGGACGGCGGAAATGGTGGCGATATTATTTTTGTTTGCGATAACAACACTCATACTTTAGTGAATTTTAAAGGCAAAAGAGAACTTCGCGCACAAAATGGTGCAGGCGGTATGGGACGCAATAAAAATGGTAAAAAAGGCGAAAATTTAGAACTTATCGTGCCTGAAGGCACGCAAGTTATTGACGCGCAGACTAATGAAATTTTACTTGATTTGACTAAAGAAGGACAAAGAGAGCTTTTTTTAAAAGGTGGCAAAGGCGGACTTGGAAATACGCATTTTAAACACGCGACCAACCAACGCCCTGATTACGCACAACCTGGTATAAAAGGAGAAAGTCGCCTAGTAAGACTTGAGCTTAAACTCATTGCCGATGTAGGCCTTGTGGGCTTTCCAAATGTAGGAAAATCTACTCTTATAAGTGTTGTTTCAAATGCAAAGCCTGAAATTGCAAATTATGAATTCACCACACTTACACCAAAACTTGGACTTGTAGATGTGGATGAATATAATTCTTTTGTAATGGCGGATATCCCAGGGATTATTGAAGGCGCAAGTGGTGGCAAGGGCTTAGGGCTTGCATTTTTAAAACATATCGAACGCACGAGTTTTTTACTTTTTGTGCTAGATCCTATGAGAGAAATGCCTTTAAAAGAGCAATTTATAGTGCTAAGAAATGAGCTTGAGGAATTTTCAAGCGAGCTTTTTGGGCGTAAATTTGGCATAATGATTTCAAAAAGTGATAGTGTGAATTTTGGCGAAGATTTTGCAGAGCAGATTGCTCAAAATATAGCGAATTTGGAAGATTATTTAAAAAGCATTGACAACCCACAAAGTTTTTTGATTAAGGTATCAAGTCTTGAAAAAACCGGACTTAAAGAGCTTAAATTTATGCTTTTAGAAGAGATTAAAAAATTAAGAGAAAAAAATGGAAAATGATGAAAAAATTAAAAAGCTAAAAAAGTTGCGTTTTGCAAGTATAATGTATTTAATTATAGCTTTGATACATTTTATTGCTGTATTTAGCCTATCGCTTTTTGGCGAAAATTCAATGCTTGTTTGGTCCGGAATTTTTTGGCTTATTTTAGGAATGGGCTATTTTATTTATGCTAAATATCAATTAGGAAAACTAGCTAAATAATAAATAGGGAAATTATGGCAAGTAGTGAAGATTTCAAAGATTTTGTTTTAGAGCAACTTAGACTTTGTGAAAGTAAAAGTGTTTTTAGTGCGAGAAAAATGTTTGGCGAGTATTGCGTTTATATCGATACAAAACCTGCATTTTTGATTTGCGATGATGTTTTGTATATCAAACAATTTCCTTTTTTAAAAGAGCTTTTAAAAGATAATGATTTAGGTACTCCTTTTCCAAAAGCCAAACAATGGTATATTTTAGATATTGAAGATATTGAAATTTTAAAAAAGGTAATTGAAAAATTTGCAAGCAAAATGTAGAATTTAATATAGATTTTATCTAAAAATATATTAAGTCTAATTTTTAAAGGCTTGGTATATAAATTTACCCATAAAGAACATAGCTTTTTTTATAATCCCGATAGGGTTTTAAAAAACGGAGTTTATTTTTGTACTATTAAAGAAAATGATGGCATAAATGATAAAACTTCGAATTTAAATAGAGAAGGCGTGTTTCGTCTAAGTTGCTCTATTTATGAACAAGATTACCAAAAACTTTTTGGTCAAAAACCTAAAAAAGCTTTAAAGGGTGAGGTTGTTAATTTAAATTATGATTTTTCTATGCTTGATTTTATCATGCCTCATCTAATTTATGCTTATATGGGATATATTTGTATCAATAACCCTTCTAGAAAAAATTTTGAAATTTTCAAAGGTTATCTTGGGCTTTCATGTCAAAAAGTTATAAAAACTTATCAAAAAAAGGATAAAAAATAATAAAAATTTTATTATAACACTGAAATAAATTTAAACAATCTTGAAAAATATTAAACTTTTATCGAGTATTTATAAAAATAAATTTCTAATCAATTTTTTGATAAAATTAAATGAAACTTATTATTTTATTAAGGAGAATAGATGTTTGAGATTGATTTGTCTTATCTTTGGGTAGTGATTTTATTACTTTTAATTGCCGTTTTCTTAAAAATGAGTATAAAAATAGTTTCACAAAGCGATATTATGATTATCGAGCGTTTGGGTAAATTTAATAAAGAAATTAGCGGTGGTTTTCATGTAATTATCCCATTTTTAGATATTCCGCGTGCGGTGATTACTATCCGTGAGCAACTCATTAATATAGAAAGACAGCAAGTTATCACAAAAGATAATGTTAATATTACAGTTGATGGTATCGTATATCTTAAAGTAACGAATGGAAAAATGGCACTTTATAATGTAGAAGATTATAAAAAAGCAATTTCAAATCTCGCAATGACAACCTTGCGTGGAGAAATTGGCGGAATGAATCTTGATGATACTCTAAGCAGTCGTGATAGACTTAATGGAGCTTTGCAAATCGCACTAGGCGGTGCAGCAGATAATTGGGGTGTGAAAATTATGCGTGTTGAAATTTCAGAAATTTCTGTTCCTTTGGGTATAGAAGAAGCCATGAATTTACAAATGAAAGCCGAACGCGAAAAAAGAGCGATCGAGCTCAATGCTGAAGCTAAAAAAGTAGCTATGATACGCAATGCAGAAGCGCAAAAACAAGAGCAAGTTTTGATTGCAGAAGCCATTGAAAGAATGGCAGATGCGAAGCGTTACGAGCAAATTGCAATCGCACAAGGACAAAAAGAAGCGATGGAAAATATCAATAAAGCTATGCAAGAAAGCCCATTAGCGGCAGAATTTTTGCTTGCAAAAGATAGGGTTGAAGCTTTTAATGAATTTGCAAAAAGCGCTTCAAAAGATAAGATTTTAGTGCCTTATGAAAGTGCTGATTTAATAGGTGCTATAAGCATACTTAAGGATTTTATAGGCAGAAAAAATGCTTAATGCTTATTTACTTTTAATCATAGCTTTTATACTTGCTATTATCGAGCTTTCAATTGGTAGCTTTTATGTGATATTTTTTGCTTTGGGCTTTTTGATTGTAGGGCTTTTAAGTCTTTTTGTCCCACTGAATTTGGTATGGCAAATTTTACTCATTGTTTTTATTTCTCTTATTTCTTTATTTGTTTTTAAAAAATTTTTCAAAAAAACTAAAAAAGAAGAAAGTTTAAAAGATAATTTTTTAGATGAAAGCGGCGAAGGCGTCATTCAAAATGGATTAATTTATTATAAAGGTGCACTTTGGCAAAGTGATCAAATCAAGGGTTTAAAAAATGGAGATAAGGTCTTTGTCAAAGGGGTAAAAGACAATCAAATTCAAATCACAAGAGATTAAAATGCAAAGAATAGTTATAAAAGTGGGTTCGCATGTCATTAGCGAAGAAAATGTTTTGAGCTTTGAAAGATTGGGGAATTTAGTAGAATTTTTGGATCAGCTGATGCAAAAATATGAAGTGATTTTAGTCACTTCAGCTGCCATTTCAGCAGGACACACAAAGCTTGATATTGATAGAAAAAATTTAATCAATAAACAAGTTTTGGCCGCAATCGGACAGCCATTTTTAATCAGTGTTTATAATGAATTTTTAACTAAATTTGGCAAACTAGGCGGACAAATTTTACTTACAGGAAAAGATTTTGACTCAAGAAAGGCAACCAAACACGCTAAAAATGCCATTGATGCGATGATAAATTTAGGCGTTTTGCCTATCATCAATGAAAATGATGCCACAGCGATTGAAGAAATCGTTTTTGGAGATAATGACAGTTTAAGTGCTTACGCGACGCATTATTTTGGAGCTGATTTGCTTGTGATTTTAAGCGATATTGATGGTTTTTATGATAAAAATCCTAGCGAATTTAGCGATGCAAAGCGTTTAGAAAAGATTGATTTTATAAAAGAAGAATGGCTTAAAATGGGCGTTAAAACGGGTAGCGAACACGGAACCGGTGGCATAGTTACCAAGCTAAAAGCGGCTAAATTTTTATTGGAAAATGATAAAAAAATGTTCTTAGCAAGTGGCTTTGATCTAAGCGTGGCTAAGGCATTTTTGCTAGAAAATAAACAAGTGGGCGGGACTTTGTTTGAGTGATTATAAATTGCCTAGAGAAGCTAAGGCTCATCAAATAGGAAGAAATGGCGAGAGAATTTTTAGCTATTCTATTCCATTGGGTTGGATAGAAACTAAAATTTCTCCAGATAATGGTCTTGATTATCTTATACAGTATGAAAAAGATGACAAACCAATTTGTTCGTTTTTTGTCCAATTAAAAAGTACAATGAATGAATTTAATGATAATGAAATTTTTGTCGAATTGAAAACTAGTACTATAAATTTTTGTTGCAATTGTGGAATTTTTATGGTTGTTGCTTGTGATCTTGTAAAAGAGAAGTGTTATTATGAATTTTTAGATGTTTTATTAAAAAATAAAGGTAAACTTAGTAAAAAATATAATAGATTTGTAATTTCTCGTAAAAATGAGATAACGAAAAATTTAGACATTTTTTATGAATTAGAGAAAAGAAGAGCTATTCAAACAGTGAGTTCTTTAAATGAAAATAAAAATAATTCATTTTTTAATCAAGTTATAGAAGCTAAAGTAAATGAAGATAAATTTACTCATTTAAAAAATAATGTTTATATCAGTGCCTATATACCTTATAAACATAGACTAGATCTTTCTATGCTTGTAATGTTTAATATTGATGGTTTGGATAAAAATATGTTTACGCCTTCGAAAGATTATATTTTGGAAGTATTTTTTTCTGGCTATAAAGCAGATCTCGATAAAAGAAAATGGATTGCCTTTCAGGACTCTAATGATAAAGAAAAATATATGGCAACCATAGGATTTAATAGTTTTTTCTTATCTAAAAAAACTTGTGAAGAATTTGCAAATGGATTAGATAAATTGTTTGATGCTTATTTTGATAGAATGCAAACATTAGAAAATAATCTAAAAGCTTGTTTTTATCCAAAATTTCATAAATATAAAAATGCTTACAAGCTCATAAAAATTGATAAAAATTTATGGGAAAAAATGATTTTATTTATTAAAGACAATGAAAATAAAAAAGCCAAGATACGATATTATCTGGTAGGTAACAATATACGAGTAGATTTTCAAAATAAAGAAAAAAATGTTCATGGAAATTTGATTATTAGTCCTGAAATTTATAGAGACGATGTTATTTTGATCTGGAATAGTCTTTATTGGGAATTTGATAGGTTTACTTCTTTAGATCTAGAAAAAAGTTTGCTTAATGTAGAAGATGCCCATAAATGGTTGTTTGATGAGTTTATACCGCTTGTTATTTATGATTATGAAAGAAAAAAAGATGAAGAGCGGTTTTTGTATAAAATTTTTAATTTTATAAAAATTAATAAGACTTTGGCCTTTCATGATTTTATAAAAAATTTCAAGATTAGAGAATATATAAAATCAGATTACAAACAAAATGATATGGAATTTTTGCTTACTAGATGTGAAAGTTTGCAGTCTTATTGTAAAAATCATAATGATATACTTTTTAATAATGAAGCTTTTGTTTCTCTTTATGAGGGATTGCTTATTTTAATCCAAAATTGTTCCGAACTAGATATATATTATATTTATGGAAATTTAGGAAATATTGGTTTTTGTGGAGAAAGGAATAGGGAAAATTTAATAATGGGCATTAAAAATTATTTAAAAAATAATTCTAAATTTGAAAGCAATTGTAATGTAGTTGATTTGATATTACGCAATTATGTAGCACTTATTAGAGATAATAAACAAGCATTGGAATTTAATATAACTTCAAAGCTTATAGTAAAATTACAAAATATAATAAAAATTAGCCAAATGATTGACTTAAAATTCAATTAATATTTTAAATTCCTTTAAAAAACTCCGTAATTTCTACATTTAAAACCTTAGAAATTTTATAAAGATGTTCTAAATTAAAATGGATATTTTTATATTCTGCTTCTGCACCATCAACCAATGAGCAAGATTTATAGCTGATCTCAAGACTAAGTTCAAGCTGTGATAAGCCTTTTTCTTTTCTGATTTTTGCTACATTTTGTGCGATTTTTTTGTGAAAATTTTCTATTTTATCTTCACTGAATTCGTAAGTCATCTTTACTTTAATCTATGATGATAGATTGATAGATTAAGCACATTTAATTTGCAATTTCTTTTCACTCTATTATAATAGATTAAAACCAAAGGAAAGACATGTTTAGAAAAGTTAAATATGGGAATGGAAAAAAAGAAATTTATATTAAGAAATTTTAGAATTTTAAAATATTTTAAACAAAGTCAATACCTAGAATATCAAATTTCTGAATGAAATATTTCATAAATTGTTTTTCACCAAAGACATCGGTTATTTAAAAGACTTGTTAAAAAGAGCTTTTGCGATAGAAAAGTATCAAAAATTTTTTTACGATTTTTTCTTAAGAAGTCAAAAAGGTGAAGAGCTTGCCTTTATAGATGCTGGAGCACATGTAGGAGTATTTAGTGATGTGGCGTTAGCAAGTGGTGGGATTTGTTATGCTTTTGAACCAAATATTTATTTGCATGCTTTTTTAAAAGATCTTTATAAAGATAATGAAAAACTCATTTTATCAAATAAAGCCGTGTCAAATCAAAATTCCACAGCCATATTTTATGATGAAGGAACTAACGCAGTGGGGCAAGGCGGGGGAATTGTAAAAACAAATCATTGTAATCATAAAGAAAGTGGTTATGAAGTAGAGTTGATTGATTTTTGTGAATTTTTACATGAAATTCTTAAAAAGCATAAAAAAATCACCTTTGTTAAAATGGATATTGAAGGGGCTGAATTTGATGTATTAGACGCCTTAATTGAGCAAAAACTTTATGAAAATATCGAATATATAATGGTAGAAACACATGAAAGGTTTTTTGAAAATCCTAGCCAAAAAATTAATCCTTTAAAAGAAAAAATCGCTCAAAATAATATTACAAATATTTTTCTAGATTGGATTTGATAATAAAGCTTTAAATTCAAATTTGTTATAATGAAAGCTTTGAATTTTACACAAAGCGAAATGATGAAAAAAATTATTTTTATGGGAACACCATCTTATGCAACTTGCATTTTAAAAGCCCTTTTAGAAGATAAAAATTTTGAAATTTTAGCACTTTTTACCCAGCCTGATCGTGCGGTGGGTAGAAAGCAGATTTTAACACCAAGTGATACAAAGGCATTTTTATGCCAAAATACCCCGCAAATTCCAATTTTTACACCAAATTCTTTAAAAGATGAAAGCATTGTAAATGAAATTTGTGCTTTAAAACCCGATTTTATAGTAGTTGCTGCTTATGGAAAAATTTTACCAAAAGCTATTTTAAATCTTGCACCTTGTATTAATTTACACGCTTCACTTTTGCCAAAATATCGCGGTGCAAGTCCGATACAAAGTGCGATTTTAAATGCTGATAAAATAAGTGGGGTTTGCACAATGCTTATGGAAGAAGGGCTTGACACGGGTGCTGTGCTTGAGAGTATAGAGTGCGATATAAAAGATAAAAACGCGAGTGAAGTTTTTGATCTTTTGGCAAATTTAGCGGCAAAACTTATACTTTCTACACTTTTAAATTTTGAAAAAATCACTCCAAAAAAACAA
This genomic interval from Campylobacter sp. CCS1377 contains the following:
- a CDS encoding nodulation protein NfeD — its product is MLNAYLLLIIAFILAIIELSIGSFYVIFFALGFLIVGLLSLFVPLNLVWQILLIVFISLISLFVFKKFFKKTKKEESLKDNFLDESGEGVIQNGLIYYKGALWQSDQIKGLKNGDKVFVKGVKDNQIQITRD
- a CDS encoding helix-turn-helix transcriptional regulator, with the translated sequence MTYEFSEDKIENFHKKIAQNVAKIRKEKGLSQLELSLEISYKSCSLVDGAEAEYKNIHFNLEHLYKISKVLNVEITEFFKGI
- the rplU gene encoding 50S ribosomal protein L21, with amino-acid sequence MYAIIKHSGKQYKVSVGDELKLDHFEAESKASIEVSEVLAINDKELKVGAPFVAGAKVVLEVINHGKDKKVVIYKKRRRKDSKLKRGFRRQFTRVVVKEIKA
- a CDS encoding stomatin-like protein — its product is MFEIDLSYLWVVILLLLIAVFLKMSIKIVSQSDIMIIERLGKFNKEISGGFHVIIPFLDIPRAVITIREQLINIERQQVITKDNVNITVDGIVYLKVTNGKMALYNVEDYKKAISNLAMTTLRGEIGGMNLDDTLSSRDRLNGALQIALGGAADNWGVKIMRVEISEISVPLGIEEAMNLQMKAEREKRAIELNAEAKKVAMIRNAEAQKQEQVLIAEAIERMADAKRYEQIAIAQGQKEAMENINKAMQESPLAAEFLLAKDRVEAFNEFAKSASKDKILVPYESADLIGAISILKDFIGRKNA
- a CDS encoding competence protein TfoX; the protein is MASSEDFKDFVLEQLRLCESKSVFSARKMFGEYCVYIDTKPAFLICDDVLYIKQFPFLKELLKDNDLGTPFPKAKQWYILDIEDIEILKKVIEKFASKM
- a CDS encoding FkbM family methyltransferase, which produces MFFTKDIGYLKDLLKRAFAIEKYQKFFYDFFLRSQKGEELAFIDAGAHVGVFSDVALASGGICYAFEPNIYLHAFLKDLYKDNEKLILSNKAVSNQNSTAIFYDEGTNAVGQGGGIVKTNHCNHKESGYEVELIDFCEFLHEILKKHKKITFVKMDIEGAEFDVLDALIEQKLYENIEYIMVETHERFFENPSQKINPLKEKIAQNNITNIFLDWI
- the proB gene encoding glutamate 5-kinase; amino-acid sequence: MQRIVIKVGSHVISEENVLSFERLGNLVEFLDQLMQKYEVILVTSAAISAGHTKLDIDRKNLINKQVLAAIGQPFLISVYNEFLTKFGKLGGQILLTGKDFDSRKATKHAKNAIDAMINLGVLPIINENDATAIEEIVFGDNDSLSAYATHYFGADLLVILSDIDGFYDKNPSEFSDAKRLEKIDFIKEEWLKMGVKTGSEHGTGGIVTKLKAAKFLLENDKKMFLASGFDLSVAKAFLLENKQVGGTLFE
- a CDS encoding DUF6194 family protein; this encodes MVYKFTHKEHSFFYNPDRVLKNGVYFCTIKENDGINDKTSNLNREGVFRLSCSIYEQDYQKLFGQKPKKALKGEVVNLNYDFSMLDFIMPHLIYAYMGYICINNPSRKNFEIFKGYLGLSCQKVIKTYQKKDKK
- a CDS encoding DUF2059 domain-containing protein, whose amino-acid sequence is MLRFLLIVSIFLSFVYAKSYEEVFDEYYTLSGGRAMLEKNIDETTISQMLDSMIAQENWQLDEVQKQKVKNILQKYIKQVVEDVNKEIVEIHKKYFTQKDLEDLNKFYKTSIGKKSAKNAVLMQDDLQNLTVKIMTKYIFNMQEDLSRELGNLNQE
- the fmt gene encoding methionyl-tRNA formyltransferase; protein product: MKKIIFMGTPSYATCILKALLEDKNFEILALFTQPDRAVGRKQILTPSDTKAFLCQNTPQIPIFTPNSLKDESIVNEICALKPDFIVVAAYGKILPKAILNLAPCINLHASLLPKYRGASPIQSAILNADKISGVCTMLMEEGLDTGAVLESIECDIKDKNASEVFDLLANLAAKLILSTLLNFEKITPKKQDESLATHCKKIKKEDGLIELNDAREIYQKYLAFTPWPTIFLENGLKFIELELVDETKQNTKIGEILELEKESFLLACKKGILRIKKLQESGKKALDGRTYLNGKRLKIGDSLY
- the obgE gene encoding GTPase ObgE, with amino-acid sequence MFIDSVKITLASGDGGKGAVSFRREKHVPLGGPDGGDGGNGGDIIFVCDNNTHTLVNFKGKRELRAQNGAGGMGRNKNGKKGENLELIVPEGTQVIDAQTNEILLDLTKEGQRELFLKGGKGGLGNTHFKHATNQRPDYAQPGIKGESRLVRLELKLIADVGLVGFPNVGKSTLISVVSNAKPEIANYEFTTLTPKLGLVDVDEYNSFVMADIPGIIEGASGGKGLGLAFLKHIERTSFLLFVLDPMREMPLKEQFIVLRNELEEFSSELFGRKFGIMISKSDSVNFGEDFAEQIAQNIANLEDYLKSIDNPQSFLIKVSSLEKTGLKELKFMLLEEIKKLREKNGK
- the rpmA gene encoding 50S ribosomal protein L27, with product MAHKKGQGSTQNNRDSIGRRLGVKKFGGEFVRAGNIIIRQRGTATHAGNNVGMGKDHTIFALIDGFVKFERKDKDRKKVSVYPA
- a CDS encoding DUF4365 domain-containing protein, with the translated sequence MSDYKLPREAKAHQIGRNGERIFSYSIPLGWIETKISPDNGLDYLIQYEKDDKPICSFFVQLKSTMNEFNDNEIFVELKTSTINFCCNCGIFMVVACDLVKEKCYYEFLDVLLKNKGKLSKKYNRFVISRKNEITKNLDIFYELEKRRAIQTVSSLNENKNNSFFNQVIEAKVNEDKFTHLKNNVYISAYIPYKHRLDLSMLVMFNIDGLDKNMFTPSKDYILEVFFSGYKADLDKRKWIAFQDSNDKEKYMATIGFNSFFLSKKTCEEFANGLDKLFDAYFDRMQTLENNLKACFYPKFHKYKNAYKLIKIDKNLWEKMILFIKDNENKKAKIRYYLVGNNIRVDFQNKEKNVHGNLIISPEIYRDDVILIWNSLYWEFDRFTSLDLEKSLLNVEDAHKWLFDEFIPLVIYDYERKKDEERFLYKIFNFIKINKTLAFHDFIKNFKIREYIKSDYKQNDMEFLLTRCESLQSYCKNHNDILFNNEAFVSLYEGLLILIQNCSELDIYYIYGNLGNIGFCGERNRENLIMGIKNYLKNNSKFESNCNVVDLILRNYVALIRDNKQALEFNITSKLIVKLQNIIKISQMIDLKFN